Genomic segment of Salvia hispanica cultivar TCC Black 2014 chromosome 2, UniMelb_Shisp_WGS_1.0, whole genome shotgun sequence:
ttttgggcacggatgTTAAGAAGTTGTGTtcaaaagtaagagagagaaataaaataggagaaataaagagataataaagtaagtcatggaataaagtaggggtgacaaatcgtgcgtgttgtgtcgttatcgtgtcgacacataacgacacgacacgataacaacaaccACGAACACGAACCGTTAAGAAAActccaaacacgaacacgacccgctaccctcagacacgaacacgacacaaACCatttcgggtcaacacgacacgataacaacaaatatatgacacgacacaataacgacactataataataatattataatataaaaatattatttcttatattaaattaaaaattttaaaataaataatactcccttcgtcccgctttaggagtcccgattgagtcgggcacatgttttaagaaaaaagtgtttgagtgcgtaataaataaatattatagtggatgttgggacccacttttaacactttctaggcattttttattaatttatctcaactgagactcctaaagcgggacgcccaaaattgatcaaccgggactcctaaagtgggacggggggagtaaaacaataatattgtaatatattaatattattcctTAACGTGTAACACAAACACGACACGAAgttttcgtgtccttatcgtgtcgacacgataaggacacgaatcCAATAAGCCTTGTCAcatacccattaatttcgtgcgggttcgtgtcgtgccaaaaattgtcagtcctagaataaagtaagagtgattagatgttttattttttattaaaaaagggaaatgactcaacttagttgagatatcccaaaaaggaatacgactcaacttagatgggacggaaggagtaatattttttatattaaaagcACACATTCCATTCAACTCTACTCAACGACAATTTCGCTTCCTTATATTCATTCAACTCTTCTCAACGACATTTCACTTCCTTGTAGTCGTATCGTCCCCAGCAGTATATATATGCACACAAATCTAGCCACAAAAACATTTTAACACCCATAACCAAAATGAAGGAGCAGCTCTTCGGCAAATGCCATggcatcttcttcttcatcttcctcttcctctcacAGGGGGCAGCCCAATCGGTCCCCACCCCGGAAAACAACCCCACCATGTACGCCCGCTTCACCCCTTCCATGGCTGTCATCATTTCCATCCTCGTCGCCGCGCTCTTCTTCGTGGGCTTCTTCGCCATCTACATCCGCCACTGCTTcgactcctcctcctccggtGGGGCCAGCGTCAGGCGCGGCGGCCTCTCCCTCCTCCGGGCACGCCgagccgccgccgcccgcGGCCTGGAGGCGTCGGTGATCGAGACGTTCCCGACCTTCTCCTACTCGGAGGTGAAGGACCACCAGATCGGCAAGGGCGCCCTCGAGTGCGCCGTCTGCCTCAACGAGTTCGAGGACCACGAAACGCTGCGTTTGCTGCCCAAGTGCGACCACGTCTTCCACCCCGACTGCATCGACGCCTGGCTCGCTTCCCACACCACCTGCCCGGTCTGCCGCGCCGATCTCGTCCCGCAgaccggttccgaaccggtcCAACCGCCCGACGATGCAGTCGTAATAAGTGAACCGAGAGACAACGACCAGCAGATTGTAATCCAAGTGGACGAAGAAGAGCGAAACCCGAGCTTCGAGGTGCCAAACCGGAGGCCGAAAATGGTCGGTTTGGGTAAGTTCCGGTCGCATTCGACCGGGCACTCGCTGGTCCAACCGGGTGAGAATCTGGAGCGGTTCACTCTGAGGTTACCCGAGGGAGTGAGGAAGGAGGTGATGGACCGGGCGAAGCTGAACCGGTCTAGAAGTCTTGCGGTCGGACTAGAAAGGGAAGGTAGTTCGAGGAAAGGATACCGGGCCGGGGGAGAAGAGGAAAGCAGCCGGGCCGGGAGGTTCAATAGGCGACTTGAGCTACCCGGTCGAGGAGCGAATGCGGACCGGTGGGCGTTTTTCACGAGAGGGATATCGTTCCGATCGCCGAGGGTGGTGGCGGATAGCGGCGAAGGATCCACTTCGAAGAGGAGCGGCAGCAAGACGCCGGTGAAGATGCCTTCATTCAAGTGCTTGGAACCAAAGACCGACGGGGATGACAATCGACCATTTTCTGAGCCGCCGGTTTAGATAGTCAAAATTTGGCCATGCAGTAGGGATAGGTTCAGTGGGGTCCGAAGAGGGAAAAAGTCAAACTAGCTATTTTGATTATTCCATGGAATTGGATACTAAATATTTCattgttttgagttttttcgtccataaaacGCAAATGTATTgattcttctctctttttttacaATTGATTATTTGTTTACCGTTCTTCGATATGATCATCTTTTCTGAGTaagtatatattactatttacTTGGTTTAAGgtggaaatattattttttagttttcgaGGCAAACGGAAAAAGCGGACATGACAATTTTACGTTCAGATAAGAGGAAATTAGTTGTATGGGGCAGCCGCCCCCTCCCCCCGAGATCCGCTAGTGCTTATGGGAAAGAGGAAGTGAATGTCGTAAATgacttttgtttgtttgttcaaaattttatCTAATGTTATTGTATGGTATTTGGGATCTAAGATTCTAAAAGGGTCATTACCGCGATATTTAACCAATAGAAGAATAAGTAACTAATTAGTTTAATAAACTATGttgtactatatatacatgaaaAAAGATCACCCgagtttgaaaattaataattgacCACATATGGACTAGCTTAAAAGCAATTACCTTTCCTGAGCAATTATTTGAATGCTATGACAACGATATAATTATGGAAGTTAGTGCCCGTGGTCAATTTgaaaagtactactacttccTTCTATTTTGGTCGGAATTTCATtagattattaaatattaaatggcaaaatgtcaaaacataaaaaatactagtaaaacAATTACTTCATGAAAGATTGAAAGTTTACCCTGTTAggatttataaaaaataaatacgtTGACAAGGTATTTTGAAAGAGAGACAAAGAGCACTGGCAATTTAGTTTCCAGTTACAACCATAATTTGCCATTCTCCTAAATCAAATCAATCGTCATAAAACATGGTGGAATTGGTGATCTCGTTATTCAGAAATCACATCATTAAACAATGTCAATATTGCGGAAATCGAATAAAAGAATTTTCTTTCAAGGAAAAATACCAGGACACTATTTTCACAGGGGCAGAATAATGGATGTTAGGCGGagtcaataattatttttggtcaCCAATAAATAAGTCATTGCTATTTAGGTCAGTTTAAGTGGCTTTAAAATCTTCGTTGCCAATTATCCTTTAGTCATATCATTATGCGTTTCAGTTGTTTGAAAAttcatcactttttttttatacatggAAATTTATAAGTGAAAATAACTCGTTACGTTATCTTGCATTATTATCCTATTCCTCTATCATTGatggagaagagaaaaaataggagaTCTCCttatatagatgaaaatgttctttggtttttacttttcttattttttcctaAACACTTAGGCAAATTACATAAAACTTTTGAAACCTATTTTAGTAAacatacataaaaaaacaGTTTTTTTCTGTGATTCTGATTTTTATCCCTGGAAAAGATTTATTTATGAcgatataaaaaacaaaaagatgaTTGCGGATCATTTGTTTTTGGCAGCAAATGTTTCTTGTATACTTAAATGCttccaaaaacaaatatattccTTGTATATTAACACTTGGTTTACATGGCCGATCAAGAAATTGTTCCTGTCCGCCGGTAAGCtctaacattaattaattatgcccttttttctttgaatgtaaattttttttctaatattattctTAGAGATGTTGGTAAATATTTCCTAATTTTACGATCAAAGTATTTTCGATATTGGTAggctttttttattttaatttttttgagatGCAGGAAACATGCAAAAGACCCTTCTATAGGAACACCAACATACCAAAAGTTTGCATTCTCATTCCCTTGCTCTACTTCTGCACAAGGTAACgttaaaattaacatgttattttctctattcattttatcatttgaactactaatttatttcatttttctgtaGACTTGAGAGCTTACGACACAGAGCAAGAAGACACGAGCAAGGAAGCCGTGAAATATGAGACGGAGACAGAGGCAGAAACGGAAGTGGTGAAATATGAGGAAAAACCCCCGATAAAGAAATGTGGTAGCAAGACCTCGTGGGGGTGGAGAAGATTCGTGAAGCTTTGGAAGAAGAGCCCCATCAAGAGAATACCAGTGCCTAAAGCTGTCTCAAGAAGATTAAGCAGAACTTCTAGGCAAAATAGTTTTGACATTGATAGTAGCCCCTTCAAATATACTTGGAAAACTTTCACATATCCACAGCTCAAAACTGCAACCAACAACTTTAGCCCAGGTATGCTAATTACCACCTTACTCAATATTAGTTCGCTGATtcattaatatatgtaaagtTTCGCAATATTGAAAGTCCACAactgatatattttgtgatgccaactaatattaatgaattaatgaaCTGATATGGTTTCCCAATTCTCATATATTGCTACTCAACTATATGAGTATTGtattaatgaaaagtgagtatTAGAGAACTTGATTGGGAAAGGAGGTTACTCTGAAGTATACAAAGGGTGTTTGGCAAATGAGGAATGTGTAGCAATCAAGAGGCTGAACAAGGGAGTGCCAGAAGAGGATGTGTTTAATTTCTTATCTGAGATTGGAATCATTGCACATCTTAATCATCCAAACACTGCAAGAATGATTGGATATGGAGTTGAAGGAGGAGCCTTTCTTGTTCTCCAATTATCACCATTAGGAAGTTTGGGTGCAATGCTTCATCGTAATACCctttccatcaatttaattttaaaaatatactactttCACATTCAAATAATAGCAAATTATTGTAGATTCGGATACAAAATTGGAGTGGAGCAAGAGGTATAAGATAATGCTAGGGGTAGCAGAAGGCCTACATTATCTACATGAATGTTGCGAGCGAAGAATTATTCACAGAGATATTAAAGTCGATAACGTCCTTTTATCCGAAGATTTCGAGCCCCAGGTAAATAACTAGACACTGCTTTAGTTAATCTGTTGTACATTGATGAACTAATTGGCTACATATTGTGATGAAATAGATTTGTGATTTTGGGCTCTCAAA
This window contains:
- the LOC125203691 gene encoding E3 ubiquitin-protein ligase ATL6-like, whose translation is MKEQLFGKCHGIFFFIFLFLSQGAAQSVPTPENNPTMYARFTPSMAVIISILVAALFFVGFFAIYIRHCFDSSSSGGASVRRGGLSLLRARRAAAARGLEASVIETFPTFSYSEVKDHQIGKGALECAVCLNEFEDHETLRLLPKCDHVFHPDCIDAWLASHTTCPVCRADLVPQTGSEPVQPPDDAVVISEPRDNDQQIVIQVDEEERNPSFEVPNRRPKMVGLGKFRSHSTGHSLVQPGENLERFTLRLPEGVRKEVMDRAKLNRSRSLAVGLEREGSSRKGYRAGGEEESSRAGRFNRRLELPGRGANADRWAFFTRGISFRSPRVVADSGEGSTSKRSGSKTPVKMPSFKCLEPKTDGDDNRPFSEPPV
- the LOC125203152 gene encoding receptor-like cytosolic serine/threonine-protein kinase RBK2 — its product is MADQEIVPVRRKHAKDPSIGTPTYQKFAFSFPCSTSAQDLRAYDTEQEDTSKEAVKYETETEAETEVVKYEEKPPIKKCGSKTSWGWRRFVKLWKKSPIKRIPVPKAVSRRLSRTSRQNSFDIDSSPFKYTWKTFTYPQLKTATNNFSPENLIGKGGYSEVYKGCLANEECVAIKRLNKGVPEEDVFNFLSEIGIIAHLNHPNTARMIGYGVEGGAFLVLQLSPLGSLGAMLHHSDTKLEWSKRYKIMLGVAEGLHYLHECCERRIIHRDIKVDNVLLSEDFEPQICDFGLSKWLPKHWSHHNATKFEGTFGYFAPEYFMHGIVDEKIDIFSFGVLLLELITGRQAIDESKNSLVLWAKPLLDENAVEELVDPNLENEYVGEQMGWVISTANLCIQQSPVLRPQMHQVIELLRGESNEKRGSPKGKKKQSHQRTYSEELSYVDEYNSTKCLIRPNNKHDNFQ